The following proteins come from a genomic window of Acinetobacter sp. SAAs474:
- a CDS encoding HIT family protein — protein MAYNDQNIFAKILRNELPAIKVYEDEHVLAFMDIMPQADGHTLVIPKTPAETLLDLDPEAATYTIQIVQKIAKAIQTGLGAQGIVLMQLSGSSAGQTVPHVHFHLIPSSIHELGKHAIEMGDQEKIKALAEKIKAAI, from the coding sequence ATGGCTTATAATGACCAAAATATTTTTGCAAAAATTCTTCGTAATGAATTACCCGCAATCAAAGTTTATGAAGATGAGCATGTACTTGCTTTTATGGATATCATGCCTCAAGCAGATGGTCATACGCTGGTTATTCCTAAAACACCAGCAGAGACTTTATTAGATTTAGACCCTGAAGCGGCTACATACACAATTCAAATCGTGCAAAAAATTGCCAAAGCAATTCAAACTGGTTTAGGTGCACAAGGAATTGTATTGATGCAACTTTCCGGTTCAAGTGCTGGGCAAACTGTTCCTCATGTTCACTTCCATTTGATTCCAAGCTCAATACATGAACTTGGTAAACATGCAATAGAAATGGGTGATCAGGAAAAAATCAAAGCGCTTGCAGAAAAAATCAAAGCTGCTATTTAA
- a CDS encoding YARHG domain-containing protein: protein MNKFAILLLGCCTGLFSLNSAFASEQECKKLQQDSDVIYASKGFCFKDPDAKARFNNNADCYTSKPKFSEAEQARLDQIKARQKELQCK, encoded by the coding sequence ATGAATAAGTTTGCTATTTTGCTGTTGGGCTGTTGTACTGGATTATTCAGTTTAAATAGTGCATTTGCATCAGAACAAGAATGTAAAAAATTACAACAAGATTCTGATGTCATTTATGCATCTAAAGGCTTTTGCTTTAAAGATCCTGATGCAAAAGCACGTTTTAATAACAATGCAGACTGTTATACGAGCAAACCAAAGTTTTCTGAAGCTGAGCAAGCTCGCCTTGATCAAATCAAAGCACGTCAAAAAGAATTGCAATGTAAATAA
- a CDS encoding nitroreductase family protein: protein MSFLDHMENRRSIYAIGKNVTLDQTKIKELIERAIKLSPSSFNSQSSRAVILFGQSHEKFWEIVLETLRKIVPAEAFSNTATKIQSFAAGYGTVLFYEDQDVVKSLQENFAAYAENFPIWSEHSTAIAQFAVWTALSEHHIGASLQHYNPIIDEEVAQTFAIPAQWKLRAQLVFGSVEAPASDKSYIEDEIRFKTFN from the coding sequence ATGTCATTTTTAGATCATATGGAAAACCGCCGTAGTATTTATGCGATTGGTAAAAATGTTACATTGGATCAAACAAAAATTAAAGAATTGATTGAGCGAGCAATTAAATTAAGCCCTTCTTCTTTTAATTCACAAAGCTCTCGTGCAGTGATTCTATTTGGTCAATCTCATGAAAAATTTTGGGAGATTGTATTAGAGACATTGCGTAAAATTGTACCTGCCGAAGCATTTAGTAATACTGCAACAAAAATTCAAAGTTTTGCAGCGGGTTATGGTACGGTTTTGTTTTATGAAGATCAAGATGTAGTAAAATCGTTACAAGAAAACTTTGCAGCATATGCAGAAAATTTTCCAATATGGTCAGAACATTCTACAGCAATTGCACAATTTGCCGTTTGGACAGCACTTTCTGAACATCATATTGGTGCATCATTACAGCATTATAATCCAATTATTGATGAAGAAGTTGCACAAACTTTTGCTATTCCAGCGCAGTGGAAATTACGTGCCCAACTGGTCTTTGGTTCAGTTGAAGCGCCTGCATCCGATAAAAGCTATATTGAAGATGAAATTCGCTTTAAAACATTTAACTAA
- a CDS encoding NAD(P)-dependent oxidoreductase, whose amino-acid sequence MTQKVAFIGLGAMGYRMAMHLTKKFETVYVWNRNFDKAKKHAEEFGTQAVELDQALQADIIFSCLPTSHEVEQLIFSHTLKKGSIWVDCTSGVPESAKKITQQLEKLGIDFLDAPVSGQTIGAQNGTLTVMVGGRLSAFERALPAMETFGQLIKYVGESGAGFAVKAVNNMLLAVNLWSVAEGFTTLKAHGVDLHQALDCINASSGKSGVTETVLPQRILNRSFPLTFALPLLTKDAGIAIDLVHEAKLPSPLLSLTYNLIQTANLTSEVNQDFSSVVKLYESWTKIIID is encoded by the coding sequence ATGACTCAAAAGGTTGCATTTATTGGTTTAGGGGCTATGGGCTATCGTATGGCAATGCATCTGACCAAAAAGTTTGAAACCGTCTATGTGTGGAATAGAAATTTTGATAAAGCCAAAAAACATGCGGAAGAATTTGGCACTCAAGCCGTTGAATTAGATCAGGCATTACAAGCTGATATTATTTTTTCTTGTTTACCAACCAGCCATGAAGTTGAACAGCTTATTTTTTCTCATACCTTAAAAAAAGGGAGCATTTGGGTAGACTGCACTAGTGGTGTGCCTGAGTCTGCCAAAAAGATAACACAGCAACTAGAAAAATTAGGTATTGACTTCCTAGATGCACCTGTAAGTGGACAAACAATTGGCGCACAAAATGGCACACTGACTGTCATGGTGGGAGGACGTTTATCTGCATTTGAACGAGCACTCCCAGCTATGGAAACTTTTGGTCAATTGATTAAATATGTAGGAGAATCAGGTGCTGGCTTTGCTGTTAAAGCAGTTAATAATATGCTTCTGGCAGTCAATTTATGGTCAGTTGCTGAAGGATTTACCACTTTAAAAGCACACGGTGTAGATCTTCATCAAGCCTTAGATTGTATTAATGCCTCGAGTGGAAAAAGCGGCGTGACCGAAACTGTATTACCTCAGCGGATTTTAAATCGTAGCTTCCCTCTAACCTTTGCCTTACCGTTATTAACAAAAGATGCAGGTATTGCCATTGATCTTGTTCATGAAGCCAAATTACCATCACCTTTATTATCTTTAACCTATAATCTTATTCAAACTGCAAATTTAACATCGGAAGTAAATCAAGACTTTTCTAGTGTAGTTAAATTGTATGAATCTTGGACTAAGATTATCATCGATTAA
- a CDS encoding YceI family protein: MNLKALSLGLVAASLTTLTIAKPVAYEIDPTHTATVFSWNHFGFSTPSANFRDIQGVIHVDEKVPANSSVNVVIPVSSLNTNVQALDEHLQTADFFDEKKYPTITFKSTKVETKDKKKFKITGNLTVKGVTKPVVLDAVLNKSAVHPMSKAQTIGFNATTSFDRSAFGVGAYVPNVGDKITVNITTEASVKDKK, from the coding sequence ATGAATTTAAAAGCATTATCTTTAGGTCTTGTTGCTGCATCTTTGACAACATTAACGATAGCAAAACCTGTAGCATATGAAATTGATCCAACCCATACCGCAACGGTGTTTTCATGGAACCATTTTGGTTTTTCTACACCTTCTGCTAACTTTCGTGACATTCAAGGCGTGATTCATGTAGATGAAAAAGTTCCTGCTAACTCATCAGTGAATGTTGTTATTCCTGTTTCAAGTCTAAATACTAATGTTCAAGCACTAGATGAACATTTACAAACAGCAGATTTTTTTGATGAAAAGAAATACCCAACCATTACTTTTAAAAGTACTAAAGTAGAAACTAAAGACAAAAAGAAATTTAAAATTACGGGTAATTTAACAGTTAAAGGTGTAACTAAACCTGTTGTATTGGATGCCGTTCTAAATAAATCAGCGGTACATCCAATGTCTAAAGCACAAACAATTGGTTTTAATGCAACAACTTCATTTGATCGTTCTGCATTTGGTGTCGGTGCATATGTACCGAATGTAGGTGATAAAATTACAGTAAATATTACCACTGAAGCATCAGTTAAAGATAAAAAGTAA
- a CDS encoding site-specific integrase, translated as MKIPKPRKRGNSFRIELMFNGKRISATRDTEKECEQWAALKLLELKTGKAEEEKGIKPAYPFKQLCEKYYSDRGSKLKSAAVIKNKFDNIDRILGDLATKSIYDFQPEDIVRWRNKRVLEVQSSTALREFAMFASVFSWAQKELFILDKNVWSVVVKPNKGKPRNQRITPKQQEKLLKGFKWNINTKPIRVMHYVAWSMLFALETAMRKGEILAMRRGHVKDGFIHLPVTKNGDSRNVPLSAEAKRLLALIPQDQDIIVPVKEKSFRRTFYRVRGEVGLDEINFHDTRHEAITRMVKLRKLPVEILAKITGHKTIGILINTYYNPDAQDLVEMFNSTES; from the coding sequence ATGAAGATACCAAAACCTAGAAAACGTGGTAATTCTTTTCGGATTGAACTTATGTTTAATGGAAAAAGAATTAGCGCAACAAGAGATACAGAAAAAGAGTGTGAGCAATGGGCTGCATTAAAACTACTTGAATTAAAAACTGGCAAGGCCGAGGAAGAAAAAGGTATAAAGCCTGCATATCCTTTTAAGCAACTTTGCGAAAAGTATTATTCTGATCGTGGTAGTAAATTAAAGTCAGCTGCCGTTATTAAAAATAAGTTTGACAATATCGATAGGATTCTTGGTGATCTAGCAACAAAATCTATTTATGACTTTCAGCCTGAGGATATTGTGCGTTGGAGAAACAAACGAGTGCTTGAGGTGCAAAGTAGTACCGCACTTCGTGAATTTGCTATGTTTGCATCTGTATTTAGCTGGGCACAAAAAGAGCTTTTCATTTTAGATAAGAACGTTTGGAGCGTAGTTGTTAAGCCAAATAAGGGAAAACCTAGAAATCAACGCATAACGCCTAAACAACAAGAAAAGTTATTAAAAGGCTTTAAGTGGAACATTAATACAAAACCCATCCGTGTAATGCACTATGTTGCCTGGTCTATGCTTTTTGCACTAGAAACAGCTATGCGTAAAGGTGAAATACTAGCAATGAGAAGGGGGCATGTTAAAGATGGATTTATTCACCTACCAGTTACCAAAAATGGAGATTCTAGAAATGTACCATTATCAGCTGAAGCAAAAAGACTGTTAGCTTTAATTCCTCAAGACCAGGATATTATCGTTCCCGTTAAAGAAAAATCTTTTAGACGAACTTTTTACCGTGTTCGTGGCGAAGTCGGATTAGATGAAATCAACTTCCACGACACACGCCACGAAGCAATTACAAGAATGGTAAAACTAAGAAAACTACCTGTTGAAATACTCGCAAAAATTACAGGACATAAGACGATTGGGATACTAATTAATACTTACTATAACCCCGATGCACAAGATTTAGTTGAAATGTTTAATAGTACAGAGAGCTAA
- a CDS encoding DNA-binding protein encodes MGVLKYAIIVESDVPPKIMLGQDIGGGIVKELKEVDIELVSAAQLAEKYNLSVNTIRSTLISINQGTKGKCLYNPRIAHVMLTQKEKKGRPRAN; translated from the coding sequence ATGGGTGTACTTAAATACGCAATTATAGTTGAGTCAGATGTACCACCTAAAATTATGCTTGGTCAAGATATTGGTGGTGGGATTGTTAAAGAGCTAAAAGAGGTTGATATTGAGCTGGTTAGTGCAGCTCAATTGGCTGAAAAATATAATCTTAGTGTTAATACAATTAGATCTACACTAATTAGTATTAATCAGGGCACGAAAGGCAAATGTTTATACAATCCTAGAATTGCTCACGTAATGCTGACACAAAAAGAAAAGAAAGGTAGACCGAGAGCTAATTAG